A section of the Zygosaccharomyces rouxii strain CBS732 chromosome B complete sequence genome encodes:
- the RIB3 gene encoding 3,4-dihydroxy-2-butanone-4-phosphate synthase RIB3 (highly similar to uniprot|Q99258 Saccharomyces cerevisiae YDR487C RIB3 3 4-dihydroxy-2-butanone-4-phosphate synthase (DHBP synthase) required for riboflavin biosynthesis from ribulose-5-phosphate also has an unrelated function in mitochondrial respiration), producing the protein MSNSTTMTSDQTFMPIEQVLEHFKKNQFVIVMDDEDRENEGDLICAAAGITTEQMAFLVRHSSGYVCAPMSNEVADRLDLPLLRTGMKYTSNADDRHGTAYTITVDAAEGTTTGISAHDRALTCTQLAAAHSQSTDFLKPGHICPLRAADGGVLQRPGHTEAAVDLSRLCGLPPVGVICELVNDHDGSMMRLDDCKEFGKQWGIPLITIKQLAEYAKRHGQQ; encoded by the coding sequence ATGAGTAATAGTACAACGATGACTAGTGATCAGACTTTTATGCCCATTGAACAAGTGCTTGAGCACTTcaaaaagaatcaatttGTTATTGTAATGGACGATGAGGATCGTGAAAATGAAGGTGACTTAATATGTGCAGCTGCAGGTATTACCACTGAACAGATGGCATTCTTGGTTCGTCACTCGAGTGGGTATGTATGTGCCCCTATGAGCAATGAAGTGGCAGATAGGTTAGATCTACCACTATTGAGAACTGGTATGAAATACACTTCCAATGCAGATGACAGACACGGGACCGCTTATACTATTACTGTCGATGCAGCTGAAGGAACAACTACTGGGATATCCGCTCATGACAGGGCTTTAACGTGTACCCAGCTGGCCGCAGCCCACTCGCAGTCCacagattttttgaaaccaGGTCACATATGTCCACTAAGGGCAGCAGATGGTGGTGTCCTTCAAAGACCGGGCCATACAGAAGCAGCAGTGGATTTGAGTAGACTTTGTGGATTACCGCCTGTTGGTGTCATTTGTGAATTGGTCAATGACCATGATGGATCCATGATGAGATTAGAcgattgtaaagaatttggtaaaCAATGGGGAATTCCATTAATTACCATTAAGCAACTTGCCGAATACGCCAAGCGCCACGGTCAACAATAA
- the PAC11 gene encoding dynein intermediate chain (weakly similar to uniprot|P40960 Saccharomyces cerevisiae YDR488C PAC11 Dynein intermediate chain acts in the cytoplasmic dynein pathway forms cortical cytoplasmic microtubule capture site with Num1p null mutant is defective in nuclear migration essential in the absence of CIN8) → MDKLQELEEKKRQLRELRERRQNHGGIISNLLQQSVQSPVMVSASVQTDEVGTIKSEPQTVHREVITYDKSIQVDLPQESAAEQDSIAINVPETIDESTQEDDKEADDQPKNESVLQPQLKYLEPLVVEDQSNTVHDKSFSIFEILQESHGSHTFDGGSAQPNTGDPFEHVVEWDSTLTCPEGGRLICVSLDHYKDLIVALFRSEPVAKFNKMAATWSHVRVFKWDTGQMVDSIDFRGQTLLWAKFLRRNTSSNVVPILITTYTGKTILCELRCVGNTQNKRMERNLIIKNYHAHPIYAFDEYKNVAQGKERFLVASSNGIINELSPWNLSPYKDATSNTQQLWETVVEPPKASEIYNLNHDDDDDDSIEDMVKEDLHQQCFTDHLLRVSLYDELAITSLAICPSNQEQIYVGTEDGGIYKLELSNLTTKNSLVIHQSNHGFIPNTMAPAFHSSHVVSLHFDQNELLLSASLDWTCCLWDPKNNCKLGQFDVGTPIISTEWLDGNKCAILTSQALLIVSWHITISLDHRTRIKTYKCTSPPQLEHTFNNPKGNFTCFKTFPAKGSSTLLVLGSSDDTRVQFYRLKNPQTQ, encoded by the coding sequence ATGGATAAACTTCAAGAGCTCgaggagaagaaaaggcAATTGAGAGAATTGAGAGAACGTCGACAGAACCATGGTGGTATtatttccaatcttttacAACAGAGCGTCCAGAGTCCCGTAATGGTTTCAGCGTCTGTACAGACTGACGAAGTGGGAACTATTAAAAGTGAGCCTCAGACAGTTCATAGAGAAGTGATTACTTATGACAAGTCGATTCAAGTCGATTTGCCTCAAGAATCAGCGGCTGAACAGGATTCAATTGCAATAAATGTCCCTGAAACCATTGATGAATCGACACAGGAGGATGATAAGGAAGCTGATGACCAACCCAAGAACGAATCGGTTTTACAACCTCAATTGAAATATCTAGAGCCACTGGTGGTGGAAGATCAGAGCAATACCGTTCATGATAAGAGTTTTTCCATCTTCGAAATATTACAGGAGTCGCACGGATCGCACACCTTTGACGGCGGCAGTGCCCAACCTAACACTGGagatccatttgaacaTGTAGTTGAGTGGGATTCTACGTTGACTTGCCCTGAAGGAGGAAGGCTGATATGTGTATCCTTAGATCACTACAAAGATCTAATCGTGGCCCTATTCAGATCAGAACCAGTAGCCAAATTCAACAAAATGGCGGCAACTTGGTCTCATGTACGTGTTTTCAAATGGGACACCGGCCAAATGGTCGACAGTATAGATTTTAGAGGGCAAACATTGCTCTGGGCTAAGTTTCTAAGACGGAATACATCTTCAAACGTGGTTCCTATTCTCATTACAACGTACACGGGCAAGACCATACTGTGTGAACTAAGATGCGTGGGTAATACACAGAATAAGCGAATGGAACGCAATTTAATAATCAAGAATTATCATGCTCATCCTATTTATGCATTTGATGAGTACAAAAATGTGGctcaaggaaaagaaagatttctGGTGGCAAGCAGTAACGGTATTATCAACGAATTGAGTCCTTGGAATCTTTCACCATACAAAGACGCTACATCTAATACCCAACAACTATGGGAAACTGTAGTAGAACCACCTAAAGCATCAGAGATTTACAACCTGAACCAtgacgacgacgacgacgatAGTATCGAGGATATGGTCAAAGAGGATTTACACCAGCAATGCTTCACTGATCATTTATTGAGAGTTTCCCTGTACGATGAATTGGCCATAACCTCACTAGCAATTTGCCCCTCAAACCAAGAACAGATATATGTGGGTACTGAAGATGGCGGTATCTACAAACTAGAACTCTCGAATCTAACGACTAAAAACTCCTTAGTCATTCACCAATCAAATCATGGATTTATACCCAATACAATGGCACCAGCTTTCCATTCCAGCCATGTCGTATCGTTACATTTTGACCAAAATGAATTACTACTATCAGCATCATTGGATTGGACCTGTTGTCTTTGGGACCCCAAGAACAACTGTAAATTGGGACAATTCGATGTCGGAACCCCAATAATTTCGACCGAATGGCTAGATGGTAATAAATGCGCTATTCTCACCAGCCAGGCTCTTCTCATAGTTAGCTGGCATATTACGATCTCACTGGACCATCGTACTAGAATTAAAACTTACAAATGCACCTCTCCGCCGCAGTTAGAACACACGTTTAACAATCCCAAGGGTAATTTTACCTGCTTCAAGACATTCCCCGCGAAAGGTTCATCGACCCTTTTGGTATTAGGTTCATCTGACGATACCAGAGTGCAGTTCTACCGCTTGAAGAATCCTCAAACACAGTAA
- the SLD5 gene encoding DNA replication protein SLD5 (similar to uniprot|Q6Q558 Saccharomyces cerevisiae YDR489W SLD5 Subunit of the GINS complex (Sld5p Psf1p Psf2p Psf3p) which binds to DNA replication origins and facilitates assembly of the DNA replication machinery) produces the protein MDINIDDILADLDRDTTAVEYSDPSQQLPSDGTTVMMNSSIDPNRYKHTQIEISPEKDFKQLMRLWRNERCSPELLPYPSLLMSRMLRRVQEQMDHIENVSMGFLEEYESLEPAPTPNNKLQLLCMEAELERVKFVIRSYLRCRLNKVDKYMLYLRQLNDNEDDPGITPLNELLSSHELHYHEKHSAILLKLLNNSIVKHMPPELQAINDTEGSVSMVDEPNWNKFVFIYVKGIPNDPLLEEGESGKPCYTVSISDLNEDVELSIGGIYVMPYSVIRDLLMQEKIELI, from the coding sequence ATGGACATCAATATCGATGATATCTTAGCAGATCTCGATAGAGATACTACTGCAGTTGAGTATTCAGATCCATCTCAACAGTTACCCAGTGATGGCACAACTgtaatgatgaattcatCGATAGATCCTAATAGATACAAACATACACAGATAGAGATCTCACCGGAGAAGGATTTCAAACAGTTAATGAGATTGTGGAGAAATGAGAGATGCTCACCAGAACTTCTGCCGTATCCATCCTTACTGATGAGTCGAATGTTAAGACGTGTACAAGAACAGATGGATCACATCGAGAACGTATCCATGGGGTTTTTAGAAGAATATGAAAGTTTAGAACCAGCACCAACACCTAATAACAAGTTACAACTTCTGTGCATGGAAgctgaattggaaagagtTAAATTCGTGATTCGAAGCTATTTGAGATGTCGCCTCAATAAAGTGGATAAATACATGTTGTACTTGAGACAATTGAAcgataatgaagatgatccCGGTATTACACCATTGAATGAGCTGCTCTCTAGCCATGAGTTACACTACCATGAGAAACATTCGGCTATTTtgttaaaattgttgaacaaTTCCATCGTGAAGCATATGCCACCTGAATTGCAAGCAATTAATGACACTGAAGGTAGTGTGTCCATGGTAGATGAACCGAACTGGAATAAATTTGTATTCATCTATGTTAAAGGAATTCCCAATGACCCGCTTTTGGAAGAAGGCGAATCAGGTAAACCGTGCTATACTGTGTCGATTTCAGATTTAAATGAAGACGTTGAATTGAGCATCGGTGGTATCTACGTTATGCCATACTCCGTGATCAGAGACCTACTCATGcaagaaaagattgaaCTGATATGA
- the SDD3 gene encoding Sdd3p (similar to uniprot|Q12496 Saccharomyces cerevisiae YOL098C Hypothetical ORF), producing MVFSKLISVQLDYAPQYHLTKYVSSRTRLQLVHINHKTSPLVQGYFAVATECPTDSGAPHTLEHLVFMGSQKYPYKGLLDTAGNLCMSSTNAWTATDQTVYTLTTAGWQGFKKLLPVYLDHILNPTLTDESCLTEVHHIDPDHLSDKGVVYSEMEAIETQSWFLTMLEKQKLLFPHGSGYRSETGGLTTHLRELTNDEIRKFHEVSYSPENFCIIVSGNVPEEELLSIVGEWDDELPTFNNPSYKRPFLDTESAKIPAKLSNSVESTVEFPEADESQGELLFAWIGEPYHSYRRDLALSMLMDYFTETALAPLTKQMVEIEDPYANAIDCWSDDFVRTIINLNIHGVPTEKLQATKLKTLEVLSTHEIDLGRMRQVVDNAKWDYVLKVEKSGDAILSQAAITDFIYGHLDGSSLETTLKDLTDFEYLLEWTQEMWQTLLQETFVDNKPVIVIGKPSVKMNKRLETDGNDLIKQREAEFGVHGKALLREQLQNAIACNDEPIPVSLLKSFSLQDHAQAVEFINTKSITTLDNFEYNNNGDEITRRVLEAKPRNFPFFLHLEHFPTQFVELHALVNTRIIKDTSLLPYYHVLDEMFSMPMVEDGQFIPYEDVILKLQRETVDAEVSLGLQGTAPDFIDFKIRCKAENYSKAVEWIKHCLFDMVFEESRVRVLLDNYLTSIVEVKREGDLMLESLTGTHLYTERSVKRSVDPLFVEEILGEVLDDIENGHYETKILPKLELVRNELRAAFSKYHLLVLADATKIGPDIYKPWESLARALGNIPENHVVHVPPAPRLLDATSSLCKSPGDKAFIITTPASESAYMNIVTSVPFDLDYRHPDYPIVSLAAEYLQSVEGPFWKGIRGTGLAYGASMIKMTEANSLGFNIYRGSDVVKCYQVAKDIVTQHASGAVPVNVELLEGAVSMIINSIASVEKGYFSAAVSKYIDNFILQRGPNFNDYYLQKLGQVTVQDIQDAFKKYFVNLFDSTKSIVFVSCHPSKLENVQEFLEKEGFQVEVKELEDDEEESEVEFD from the coding sequence ATGGTGTTCAGCAAGCTGATATCAGTACAACTGGACTATGCTCCTCAATACCATTTAACCAAATATGTCTCTTCAAGAACTCGTCTTCAACTAGTGCATATTAATCATAAAACTTCACCGCTAGTGCAAGGTTACTTCGCAGTGGCTACAGAATGTCCAACTGACTCAGGAGCTCCACATACGTTGGAACATTTGGTCTTTATGGGGTCTCAAAAATACCCATATAAGGGACTTTTGGACACAGCTGGTAATTTGTGTATGTCTTCAACAAATGCATGGACAGCCACTGATCAAACGGTTTACACATTAACCACAGCTGGTTGGCAAGGCTTCAAAAAGTTGCTACCGGTTTATTTGGATCACATTCTAAATCCTACGTTGACTGATGAATCATGTTTAACCGAGGTTCATCACATCGATCCAGATCATTTGAGTGATAAAGGTGTTGTATATAGTGAAATGGAAGCCATTGAAACTCAAAGTTGGTTCCTTACTATGTTAGAAAAGCAAAAGCTATTGTTTCCTCATGGTAGTGGTTACAGATCGGAGACAGGTGGGTTAACTACTCATTTGAGAGAATTGACTAACGATGAGATTAGGAAGTTTCATGAAGTCTCTTATTCCCCAGAAAACTTTTGTATCATTGTTAGTGGTAACGTACCTGAAGAGGAATTACTTTCTATCGTTGGTGAATGGGATGATGAATTGCCCACTTTTAATAATCCTTCTTATAAGAGGCCGTTCTTGGATACTGAAAGCGCTAAGATTCCTGCTAAGTTGTCCAATTCAGTGGAGAGTACGGTAGAATTTCCAGAAGCAGATGAGAGTCAAGGTGAATTGTTATTTGCTTGGATTGGTGAACCTTATCATTCTTATAGAAGAGATTTGGCTCTATCCATGTTGATGGATTATTTTACGGAAACTGCTTTGGCTCCTCTCACTAAACAGATGGtagaaattgaagatccATATGCCAATGCTATAGATTGTTGGTCAGACGATTTTGTTAGAACTATCATAAATTTGAACATTCACGGTGTACCcactgaaaaattgcaagCTACTAAGCTGAAAACTCTAGAAGTTTTGAGCACACACGAGATTGACTTAGGTAGAATGAGACAAGTTGTGGATAATGCTAAATGGGACTATGTCCTTAAAGTAGAAAAAAGTGGTGATGCTATCTTATCTCAAGCTGCCATTACCGATTTCATTTATGGACATTTGGATGGGTCCTCTCTAGAGACTACTTTAAAGGACTTAACAGATTTTGAATATTTATTAGAGTGGACCCAAGAAATGTGGCAAACCCTTCTGCAAGAAACCTTTGTAGACAATAAACCAGTAATTGTTATCGGTAAACCTAGTGTCAAAATGAATAAACGTTTAGAGACGGATGGAAACGATTTGATCAAACAAAGAGAAGCCGAATTTGGAGTCCATGGTAAGGCCCTATTACGCGAACAATTGCAAAATGCAATTGCATGCAATGATGAGCCAATCCCCGTTTCTTTATTGAAGAGCTTCTCTTTGCAAGATCATGCCCAGGCTGTTGAATTCATTAATACAAAGAGCATTACGACATTGGATAATTTTGAATATAATAACAACGGGGATGAAATTACTCGTCGTGTTCTCGAAGCTaaaccaagaaattttcctttcttcCTTCATTTGGAGCATTTCCCCACACAGTTTGTTGAATTACATGCGTTAGTTAATACTAGAATCATTAAGGATACCAGTCTCTTGCCTTACTACCACGTTTTAGATGAGATGTTTTCTATGCCTATGGTGGAAGATGGTCAGTTTATTCCCTATGAAGAtgtaattttgaaattacaaCGTGAGACTGTGGATGCGGAAGTAAGTCTTGGTCTCCAAGGTACAGCTCCTgatttcattgattttaaaattagATGTAAAGCagaaaattattcaaaGGCAGTGGAATGGATCAAGCACTGTCTTTTCGATATGGTGTTTGAAGAAAGTCGTGTGCGTGTTTTGCTCGATAATTACTTGACTTCTATTGTTGAAGTAAAGAGAGAAGGTGATTTGATGCTTGAATCTTTGACTGGCACTCACTTGTATACTGAAAGATCTGTCAAGAGATCTGTGGATCCCTTGTTTGTCGAAGAGATATTGGGAGAAGTTTTAGATGACATTGAAAATGGTCATTATGAAACTAAGATTTTACCTAAATTAGAATTGGTCAGAAACGAACTGCGAGCAGCCTTCTCGAAATATCACTTGCTTGTGCTTGCAGATGCCACTAAGATAGGTCCAGATATCTATAAGCCTTGGGAAAGTTTGGCTAGGGCTTTGGGTAACATTCCAGAGAATCATGTTGTACACGTCCCACCCGCACCAAGACTATTGGATGCAACTTCCTCTCTATGCAAATCACCAGGAGATAAGGCATTCATCATTACTACTCCAGCTTCCGAATCAGCTTATATGAACATTGTCACATCAGTGCCTTTTGACCTAGACTACAGACATCCCGATTATCCGATCGTCTCTTTAGCCGCTGAATATCTACAATCCGTTGAGGGGCCATTCTGGAAGGGTATTCGTGGTACTGGTTTGGCATATGGTGCTAGTATGATCAAAATGACTGAGGCAAATTCTCTAGGTTTTAACATCTACCGTGGTTCTGACGTTGTTAAATGTTATCAAGTTGCCAAGGATATTGTAACTCAGCATGCATCAGGTGCAGTGCCAGTCAATGTCGAGCTCCTTGAGGGTGCTGTCAGTATGATAATTAACAGTATTGCGTCAGTAGAGAAAGGGTACTTTTCTGCTGCTGTATCCAAATACATTGACAATTTCATCCTTCAAAGAGGTCCTAATTTTAACGATTAttatttacaaaaattagGACAGGTTACTGTTCAAGATATTCAGGATGCTTTTAAGAAGTATTTCGTAAATCTCTTTGATAGCACCAAAAGTATTGTCTTTGTTAGTTGCCATCCATCAAAATTAGAAAATGTGCAAGAATTTCTGGAAAAGGAGGGATTCCAAGTTGaagttaaagaattggaggacgacgaagaagaaagtgaGGTTGAATTTGATTAG
- a CDS encoding PDPK1 family serine/threonine-protein kinase (similar to uniprot|Q12236 YOL100W Saccharomyces cerevisiae YOL100W PKH2 Serine/threonine protein kinase involved in sphingolipid-mediated signaling pathway that controls endocytosis), translating into MTINGIGRPDTRPLLPGDEDEINSQFTKRHAALQIAEMNRRRVRPPGGPLRSVSSRNLGEPLENDSLPLHRALTNTDNFIPNADLESESIITNNGSGDLGYSADEQESLGSEDNLSHLAEMEHGMQLDPRLKKQREEWAEKGAAKIVRDVTNPKTGQTTKEVIKKGIKDFKFGDTLGDGSYSTVMVATARDSGKKYAVKVLSKEYLIRQKKVKYVNIEKNALQRLNNSRGIIRLYFTFQDEASLYFLLEYAPNGDFLSIMKKYGSLNEECTCYYSAQIIDAIKFLHQRGIIHRDIKPENILLDKEMKVKLTDFGTAKLLDGKSQASGETYDLHTRSKSFVGTAEYVSPELLNDNWVDYRCDIWAFGCIVFQMIAGKPPFKATNEYLTFQKVMKVQYAFTAGFPVVVRDLVKRILLRQPDQRLSIPQIERHYFYRDKNFRDGSIWFEPAPEVQPYRVTAKSMQPIPALNTNQHQYQYQPKRPMYVKPTSSGKLTAQDSAGGNAAGAIGGSGVGVGGGGAAAIAASSNNPSSNNGVSSPVGPAKAASPAVPQKKVMDDTTAQILDRARREVDNRKFPGQKRSTAGTATQNAAYKKNQSSMTSSPSSSGASSIAPLASHVRPKSAATVKSTNTYTSPMIFPSNNGSTNTVDSMKKTSASPPISQGFTGQPPGNRVVGNETKGTLKMSKIDLLWELYLKDSNEHVLGAGEVNFAVVDNSSFERRVSKSNGSLSESQRLGSSRATLLSQVARGGGGVTGLRNEYNPTTLLESDYYGTLDVSLEDLHPDYQVLGGDSSLNPSAEKEGSPTPSSEENPNAPISNKFRKFFYHKQDATPSVTDLGNYYRRMLVVTSYGRVLILTKRNKLIPGTSMNFDLCYDINVSQSGVRIREVSVPSVTEKSGNFVIQTPYDSFLFRTTEHSVDGWLLVLHDCIKRNHERLVTKSKNDAARNEDAMKAAKLATPVLVQEKPVQQREPHQKELYYSSSPQALGSPPAVPSRTPKTPRSSLYSVASGDSTVSLSGTGPSRSAKNEHMFESFVNSKEKNTKKQTSPVPMSSKLVSGLPYYNYNNSVGLGISPQSSVSPAVANTGKTSKKSINPSNSRLLARSEQTFRRKH; encoded by the coding sequence ATGACCATTAATGGGATTGGAAGACCGGATACTAGACCGCTATTGCCCGGAGATGAGGATGAGATAAATTCGcaatttaccaaaagaCATGCTGCTCTGCAGATTGCAGAAATGAATAGGCGACGTGTTAGGCCCCCGGGCGGACCACTTAGAAGTGTTTCCAGTCGAAATCTTGGCGAACCATTGGAAAACGATTCTTTACCACTTCACAGAGCGTTGACTAATACAGACAATTTTATTCCCAACGCTGATTTAGAATCTGAAAGTATTATAACTAATAATGGAAGTGGTGATTTGGGATACAGTGCTGATGAACAAGAGAGTCTAGGTAGTGAAGACAATTTATCACATCTGGCAGAGATGGAACATGGTATGCAATTGGACCCCAGGTTGAAGAAACAACGAGAGGAATGGGCCGAAAAGGGTGCCGCTAAGATTGTCCGTGATGTGACTAACCCAAAGACAGGTCAAACTACAAAGGAAGTTATCAAGAAAGGGATTAAGGATTTTAAATTCGGTGATACATTGGGAGATGGGTCTTATTCTACAGTTATGGTAGCTACCGCCAGGGACTCTGGTAAAAAATATGCCGTCAAAGTACTGAgtaaagaatatttgattcGACAAAAGAAGGTCAAATACGTTAATATAGAAAAGAATGCATTACAACGGTTAAACAATTCTAGGGGTATTATTAGGTTGTATTTTACTTTCCAAGACGAAGCTAGTTTGTATTTTCTATTGGAATATGCACCCAACGGTGACTTTTTATCCATCATGAAGAAATACGGATCACTAAATGAAGAATGTACATGTTATTATTCTGCCCAAATTATCGATGCCATCAAATTTCTACACCAAAGAGGTATTATCCATAGAGATATTAAACCAGAGAATATCTTATTAGACAAAGAAATGAAAGTGAAACTAACAGATTTCGGTACTGCCAAGTTGTTGGATGGTAAATCACAAGCTTCGGGTGAAACTTATGACCTCCATACAAGATCTAAGTCCTTTGTTGGTACGGCCGAATACGTTTCTCCAGAATTGCTGAATGATAACTGGGTCGATTACCGTTGTGATATTTGGGCATTCGGTTGTATcgttttccaaatgataGCAGGTAAACCACCTTTCAAAGCTACAAACGAATATCTAACGTTCCAAAAAGTAATGAAAGTACAATATGCATTTACAGCAGGCTTTCCTGTTGTAGTAAGGGATTTGGTGAAACGGATTTTATTAAGACAACCTGATCAAAGGTTGTCGATCCCCCAGATCGAGAGACATTATTTCTACAGGGATAAGAATTTTAGAGATGGTTCTATTTGGTTCGAACCGGCACCAGAGGTCCAACCCTATAGAGTTACTGCTAAGTCTATGCAGCCTATACCTGCATTAAATACCAACCAacaccaataccaatatcAGCCAAAGAGACCGATGTATGTTAAACCAACAAGCAGTGGTAAATTGACAGCTCAGGATAGCGCTGGCGGCAATGCGGCCGGTGCTATTGGAGGCTCTGGTGTCGGTGTCGGCGGTGGTGGCGCTGCGGCTATTGCTGCTAGTAGTAACAATCCTAGCTCTAACAATGGAGTTTCGTCACCTGTTGGACCAGCCAAGGCAGCATCACCCGCCGTTCCACAAAAGAAGGTTATGGATGACACAACCGCCCAAATATTGGATAGAGCAAGAAGAGAAGTAGACAACCGAAAGTTTCCTGGACAAAAGAGAAGTACAGCTGGTACTGCCACACAGAATGCAGCTTATAAAAAGAACCAGAGCTCTATGACGAGCTCGCCCTCTTCGTCAGGAGCATCATCCATTGCACCCCTAGCATCTCATGTAAGGCCTAAGTCCGCTGCTACTGTCAAGAGTACAAATACATACACTTCACCAATGATATTTCCCTCCAACAATGGAAGCACTAATACCGTCGACTCTATGAAAAAAACGTCTGCATCTCCCCCCATTTCTCAGGGTTTCACAGGACAGCCACCAGGGAATAGAGTCGTGGGTAATGAAACTAAGGGAACCTTAAAAATGAGTAAAATAGATCTACTTTGGGAGCTTTATTTGAAGGATTCTAATGAACACGTTTTGGGAGCGGGTGAGGTCAATTTTGCAGTTGTTGATAACagttcttttgaaagacGAGTTAGTAAGAGCAACGGATCTCTTAGCGAATCACAAAGGCTTGGCTCTTCAAGAGCTACCCTTCTATCGCAGGTCGCTAGAGGTGGTGGAGGGGTCACAGGGCTTAGAAATGAATACAATCCTACCACATTATTAGAGTCTGATTATTATGGTACACTCGATGTTAGCCTAGAGGACCTTCATCCAGATTATCAAGTGCTAGGTGGAGATTCTAGCTTAAATCCTAGCGCTGAAAAAGAAGGCTCACCAACCCcatcttctgaagaaaatcCCAATGCTCCTATATCTAACAAATTCAGAAAATTCTTCTATCATAAACAGGATGCAACACCTTCTGTGACAGATTTGGGAAACTATTATAGAAGAATGCTCGTCGTTACCAGTTATGGACGCGTACTGATTTTGACCAAGAGAAATAAACTTATTCCAGGTACTTCTATGAATTTTGATCTATGTTATGATATCAATGTTTCACAGTCTGGTGTCAGAATAAGGGAGGTTTCTGTACCATCGGTAACTGAAAAGTCTGGTAATTTCGTCATCCAAACTCCCTATGATTCATTCCTATTTAGAACCACTGAGCACAGCGTAGATGGTTGGCTGCTTGTGTTACATGATTGCATCAAGAGAAATCATGAAAGGCTAGTGACGAAGTCCAAGAATGACGCAGCTAGGAATGAGGATGCAATGAAAGCCGCCAAACTTGCTACTCCAGTATTAGTTCAAGAAAAGCCAGTGCAGCAAAGGGAACCACATCAAAAGGAGCTTTACTACTCAAGTTCACCACAAGCTCTTGGTTCGCCCCCAGCAGTGCCTTCAAGAACCCCGAAGACGCCAAGATCTTCATTATACAGTGTAGCATCTGGGGACTCAACAGTTTCACTCTCTGGAACAGGACCTTCACGTAGCGCAAAGAACGAACATATGTTTGAATCGTTTGTCAAttcaaaggaaaagaaCACCAAGAAACAAACCAGCCCTGTACCCATGTCTAGTAAACTTGTCAGTGGTCTTCCATATTACAACTATAATAATTCAGTTGGTCTTGGCATCTCTCCGCAAAGCTCTGTGAGCCCCGCTGTTGCAAACACAGGGAAAACATCCAAAAAGTCAATCAATCCAAGTAACTCTAGACTACTTGCAAGAAGTGAGCAGACATTTAGGCGCAAGCATTGA